A single window of Plasmodium reichenowi strain SY57 chromosome 14, whole genome shotgun sequence DNA harbors:
- a CDS encoding surface protein P113, putative, with amino-acid sequence MKIPFFILHILLLQFLLCLIRCYVHNDVIKFGEENSLKCSQGNLYVLHCEVQCLNGNNEIIHKRCNDDIEKKCNGNNKCIYFFEYELRKKTQSFRNKNSIEISECVESEQNEVKTSTTCLLSNSFILDEAFIQYFFFIKNKNEEPVICKDGNINIKSALLHSPFCEIKLKDISEYIRKKCDNNKECLIDPLDVQKTLLNEEDPCYINNSYVSVNVVCNKEEEIGDESTESSSMKIQDSVFNEQDENVKGMGGSSQEMNSNKDQNKNQDNESDDDVNNNNNDDQDEQGNDGDVITSSMNKNEDNKDLEHGSSNDVNNNTDTLVNNKENKELVLKEKSSLTSKINKELAHRTALFNKLADNISLLLNKKYDSFEIKDVLEDRYNEMKRDTNPDVYYIYLMDTLDIEKIEDINLEEVKMSLLAFLKETMNKIDTIEKKIEEFKNKYISLYNKVKTTMPELFDLNEDLVLLYNDFPFDNGMISSDIFFKYYPSEEIMDHEEMVKKGFITEDELRIVNDLEPLDNYRRRKRITELRKILVEKLRILYLEKNNLFNTQASCIKSYCYKNPLNLRTLEVLLKKNYYRLKENKDYDVVSSIIQHLDNVDANKKNKWLTHKRILKKLQVLIAEGYKRINEKEKDIDRRMAVYNALYEKAQSYNLQKLFNDSNDFLKKYAIMGNSFDDGDEVFGSQSSNFNIFDSNNNTDHNNEQEQPKQDDKLVNNNNDDVVSESNNENKDKTSDDATHKETEEKSDQEPSENIQEDNSDEKKHQENDENVEPIETDSNVSEEANDENKDNMQTTTDEGSEELQQNDEDAESQTKENLKSEEQENEDSTDAEAIEKEEVETEEKDEQKDEQKDEQKDEQKDEQKEQDEEEDDEKENKDKSSETTNETVTNLEENKNEVKGEEHLQASEQAIQASDSSQKDDNKETEDKEEYVNANDDESSEEDTTTNETNKTVNGSSFFFAMSNALLVILLFLFIEFL; translated from the coding sequence ATACATAAAAGATGTAATGACGACATAGAAAAGAAATGTAATGGTAATAACAAatgcatatatttttttgaatatgAACTTCGAAAAAAAACACAATCTTTTCGAAATAAGAATAGTATAGAAATAAGTGAATGTGTAGAATCGGAACAGAACGAAGTAAAAACATCTACGACTTGTTTATTAAGTAATAGTTTTATTTTAGATGAAGCATTTATTcaatatttcttttttattaagaATAAGAATGAGGAACCTGTTATTTGTAAAGATggtaatataaatattaaaagtgCACTTTTACATTCTCCCTTTTgtgaaataaaattaaaagatatatcagaatatattagaaaaaaatgtgataataataaagaatgTTTAATAGATCCATTAGATGTACAGAAAactttattaaatgaagaagatccatgttatattaataattcttatGTGTCAGTTAATGTTGTATGtaataaagaagaagaaattGGAGATGAAAGTACCGAGTCTAGTTCAATGAAAATTCAAGATTCTGTATTTAATGAACAAGATGAAAATGTTAAAGGAATGGGTGGTTCATCACAAGAAATGAATTCTAATAAGGAccaaaataaaaatcaaGATAATGAAAGTGATGATgatgttaataataataataatgatgatcAAGATGAACAAGGTAATGATGGTGATGTGATTACCTCTTCtatgaataaaaatgaagataacAAAGATTTAGAACATGGTTCTTCAAATgatgttaataataatacagACACACttgttaataataaagaaaataaagaacttgtattaaaagaaaaatcaAGTTTAACATctaaaattaataaagaattagCACATAGAACCGctctttttaataaattagctgataatatatcattattattgaataaaaaatatgattcGTTCGAAATTAAAGATGTATTAGAAGATAGATATAATGAAATGAAACGTGATACAAATCCAGATgtatattacatttatttaatgGACACATTAgatattgaaaaaatagaagatataaatttaGAAGAAGTTAAAATGTCATTATTAGCTTTCTTAAAAGAAACaatgaataaaatagatacaatagaaaagaaaattgaagaattcaaaaataaatatatttcattatataataaagtaAAAACTACAATGCCAGAACTTTTCGATTTAAATGAAGATttagtattattatataatgatttCCCTTTCGATAATGGCATGATATCATCCgatattttctttaaatattatcCAAGTGAAGAAATTATGGATCATGAGGAAATGGTAAAAAAGGGTTTTATAACGGAAGATGAATTAAGAATTGTTAATGACCTTGAACCATTAGATAATTatagaagaagaaaaagaattacagaattaagaaaaattcttgttgaaaaattaagaattttatatttagaAAAGAATAACTTATTTAATACACAAGCTAGTTGTATCAAATCGTATTGTTACAAAAACCCATTGAATCTAAGAACACTAGAAGTattattaaagaaaaattattatagattaaaagaaaataaagattATGATGTTGTATCAAGTATTATACAACATCTTGATAATGTTGATGCaaacaagaaaaataaatggCTTACACATAAAAGAATActtaaaaaattacaagTACTTATAGCTGAAggatataaaagaataaacgaaaaagaaaaagatattGATAGAAGAATGGCCGTATATAATGCTCTATATGAAAAAGCACAATCTTataatttacaaaaattatttaatgataGTAATGATTTCTTAAAGAAATATGCTATAATGGGTAATTCTTTTGATGATGGAGATGAAGTATTCGGAAGCCAATCATCCAactttaatatttttgatagtaataataacactgatcataataatgaaCAAGAACAACCAAAACAAGACGATAAACtagtaaataataataatgatgatgtCGTATCAGAATCCAATAAcgaaaataaagataaaacAAGCGACGATGCAACTCACAAAGAGACAGAAGAAAAATCAGATCAAGAACCTTCAGAAAATATTCAAGAAGATAATAGtgatgaaaaaaaacatCAAGAAAATGACGAAAATGTAGAACCAATTGAAACAGACAGTAACGTTTCTGAAGAAGCTAATGACGAAAATAAAGACAATATGCAAACAACAACTGATGAAGGAAGTGAAGAATTACAAcaaaatgatgaagatgCTGAATCGCAAACAAAGGAAAATTTAAAATCGGAAGAAcaagaaaatgaagattCAACAGATGCTGAAGCTATTGAGAAAGAAGAAGTAGAAACagaagaaaaagatgaaCAAAAAGATGAACAAAAAGATGAACAAAAAGATGAACAAAAAGACGAACAAAAAGAACaagatgaagaagaagatgacgaaaaagaaaataaagataaatcAAGTGAAACAACCAACGAAACAGTAACTAACcttgaagaaaataaaaatgaagtaAAAGGTGAAGAACACCTACAAGCATCAGAACAAGCAATACAAGCATCTGATTCATCCCAaaaagatgataataaagaaaCAGAAGATAAAGAAGAATATGTAAATGCAAATGATGATGAATCTAGTGAAGAAGATACGACTACAAATGAAACAAACAAAACTGTTAATGGCAGTTCATTT